The sequence CCTCTGAGATATCTCCTCCTTTTTCTGCATTTGTAAAAGGTGAGCCTCAACTTCCCTCTGTCGAGTGATATCTTCAGCCATAATAATAACAAATTTGGTCTTGGTTTTTGGAGAGCGAACCAATGATCCTGTAATACCTGCTAAAATTATTTCATTATCCTTTCCTACATAGCGATTCTCCAATTTAAAGCCATTTATTTTCTCGGAAATTAAGTCCCTGAACTCTGACATCATCGTATCTTTATCATCGATATGGCAAATTTGGTTTATGTTTAAACCACTAAGCTCTGCACAACTATAGCCTAGCATTTTTCGAAATGCGGGGTTAGTCATCAGGATTTTTCCGTTACAATCTACAAGCTTTATGCCTATTGAGGTGTTCTCAAAAATCGTTCTGAATCGCTCTTCGCTTTCTCTTAAAGCTTCAATCGCATATTTTTTGTCATCGATATCAATGCAGGATCCGATATACCCGATAAAAATACCGCCGGGAAGATAACGAGGTATTCCTGTCTCCAGAACCCAGCGATATTGACCATCATAGCTTTTAAGCTGGTATTCAACTTGAAAGCCATCTCTTTTATGCAAAGCAGTCTGGTATCTTTTCTCCAAGTTAACTAAATCACCGGGATAGACATCTCTAAGCCACCCTTCCCCTGTCTCCTCCTCCATCCTTTTACCGGTAAAATCCAGCCACCCTTTATTAAAATAGATCTTTTGTGAATTCTCATCAGACATCCATAAGAGGACAGGAGCATTATCAGCCATAACCCGAAACCGCTCTTCACTTTCGCGCAAGGCCTCTTCAGTCCTTTTGCTGTGCTTAATTTCCGTCACAAGTCTTTCATACGGTATGTCAATACCTCTAATAAAAATCGATTTATAGATTAAATAAGTCGATATAGCACTAAAAACATGGCCCAATAAGTTCGTAAAGCCATATACATCACGGTACAAGGTAAATGACAGTCCGGAGAGAATGGAAAAAGCCAGCGAACTAATCATCGTCTTAAGCATGGTATCGCTTAGTTCTTTTTTTCGAAAAATATGATGAATAATTGCAGCCACAAGAATAACAATCACCAGGTATTCGCTATATACCTTAAAGGGGGTTAGGCCCGCTCCCTCAATAAAGCAATCCGGAAAAACTGAATACCATAAAATTGACATTAGAAGCAGGGCAGTAATGGCAACATAAATAGTAACCATAGTCTTAAGAGGGGCTTTCTTATTAATAAACCAGGGGGCGGCTAATAACGAGAGAGAGGAAATATATCTGGCAGCAATCCATAGCTGTGTTGGAGTATTTGAAGTGTAATAGGGAAAAATATTCATACCCTTATAAGTTAAAATGTGCAATAACATTATAATCCCTTCAAATAAAAAGGCGTACCCCAGAAATACCGTGTAATAGTTTCTGGAATGCTTGAAGGTTTGTTTAGCTATTAAAAAGGTTACTATTGAGACTGTCACTGTAAACCCGTCAACTAAGATATGAAAGAAAAGATAGTTCCACCTAGATATTACAAATAACAGGGCTAAAAGCAACATTGGCATAAGATAATTTCTTACTGTTACCACGATTTTATTCATGTCTTTAGCTCGCTCCATCTTTCCAATTTCCAACGTTACAAGAAAGCTTACAAACCTATTGATGCTTTTCCTTGACATTACTTAAAAAACTGTGCAGCATCATGCCAATTATAACGAGTGTTATTCCTATAAAAGATACCGTGTTCGGGAAGACCCCCTGCAAAAACACTAATTCTCCGATCAGGG comes from Desulfosporosinus meridiei DSM 13257 and encodes:
- a CDS encoding MASE3 domain-containing protein — encoded protein: MNKIVVTVRNYLMPMLLLALLFVISRWNYLFFHILVDGFTVTVSIVTFLIAKQTFKHSRNYYTVFLGYAFLFEGIIMLLHILTYKGMNIFPYYTSNTPTQLWIAARYISSLSLLAAPWFINKKAPLKTMVTIYVAITALLLMSILWYSVFPDCFIEGAGLTPFKVYSEYLVIVILVAAIIHHIFRKKELSDTMLKTMISSLAFSILSGLSFTLYRDVYGFTNLLGHVFSAISTYLIYKSIFIRGIDIPYERLVTEIKHSKRTEEALRESEERFRVMADNAPVLLWMSDENSQKIYFNKGWLDFTGKRMEEETGEGWLRDVYPGDLVNLEKRYQTALHKRDGFQVEYQLKSYDGQYRWVLETGIPRYLPGGIFIGYIGSCIDIDDKKYAIEALRESEERFRTIFENTSIGIKLVDCNGKILMTNPAFRKMLGYSCAELSGLNINQICHIDDKDTMMSEFRDLISEKINGFKLENRYVGKDNEIILAGITGSLVRSPKTKTKFVIIMAEDITRQREVEAHLLQMQKKEEISQRLASIGSLAAGIAHEINQPLNSVIVLVESMLYWMEKKQEISKEELTENLKEIANQADEINEIIVNLRSLIRKETKLKPHLYNLNDNVDLVINFFQNKGLVQDVTIVKNYGFILPIIGNPTTLNEVINNLLLNAIQAFSMTSRNDKKIVITTYMDSNNVYLEVCDNAIGINEGIKDKLFEPLFTTKDVGEGTGLGLSIVHSIVVYHGGNIECSSNERGGATFVVRLPLVEAIESRDNNEHTSCG